Within Apteryx mantelli isolate bAptMan1 chromosome 10, bAptMan1.hap1, whole genome shotgun sequence, the genomic segment TTAACACAGCATGCTGGAAGCAACTGCTGTGGGTTTAGCCCCGGTTGTGGCACACAGGCATTTTCTACAACATAAAATTGTTTACCATGAACCTCGGTTCTCTTGTTTATAATATGATAGTTAAATTGGGAAATATACTGTGGAGTTTTTCATTGTTGAGCTCAACCATGAAACAAAACTTTGTGCTTACTTTTATTACATATTCTGGTAAAATGAGAGTAAGATGAGAGTAAATATTGTAATAACTTCTTCAGTGCAAgcaaagcagactttttttttctttctctcaggtGCAGACATTGCTTCAGCAGATGCAGGACAAATTTCAAACCATGTCTGATCAAATCATTGGAAGAAATATCCTTTTTTAAAGTCAGATAACTACTATACACTATGGATgcacaaatatttttatgtatatttggCAGTGGAATTTGTAAGACAAATTGAACGTGATCATAAGAGTTTGAGCAAAGCCATAatcaaaaaaataattattagctTGCAGTCATATTCCTTAACTCCAGTTAACTTGATGACATGAGCTGTCGCATAGATGACCTGGAGAAAAACATAGCAGACCTCATGACGCAAGCAGGAGTGGAAGAATTAGAAGGCGAGAACAAGACCCCTGCTACTAACAAGAGTTAAAGTGAGACAGTCGTTTGCTATCCCTGAAACAAATCCTCTCCTCACTTGAAATTACTGACTTTGAAGCAGACAGTATTTTGTGCTTTGATTTGTGAGGCAGTCTGAAATTCATGCAGAGTAGCTCTGTACTTTATAATACAAAAAGCAGGACACTGATTTGCTCTCCTCAGCAAACTCCTACTTCACCAATGATGTTTTCTTTACCAGTAATGGATGAAAGTtgtattttctccatttctaGTTAGTTAATGAGGAAGTATAGTAGCTGTATTCATCCTCTGTTGCTCACTTGCTCTGGTACTCTTAGTAATATCTGAAATAATGACCGTCATGCAACACAGGAAGGGGAAGAGATGCAAAGACCTTAGAACATCAGAAACAAAGCGAGCTGATCTTTTCCCATTTCTCATTCCCACCCTTCACTCTGATTTCTGTAGCTAGAAAGTTACTGTTAGCTTGGTGCTACTCTTCCATCCTCAGCTGCATGTTGTAGACTTCAGCTCCCCCTAAGCTCCTCAGGCCTCCAGAACCTGTTGTTGTGCACAGGGGCTAATGAGTGAGTTACTCTCAATCACCTCTAAACTTCTCCTGTGTAAGTCAGGAACTTGCTGGGAGTATGTGACTCACTTGTGCCACTGCAAAGCAGCAGGTGCTGACTCCAACGATGAATGTAACAGAACACTCAAATGTTAGGCAAGGCTTATTTTAAGGGAACTTTCCCtggaaaaagaaactttgtgtagAAAGGTAAATGTGGTGTTTGTTCTTACCATGTAATTTCTTGATTGATAATGTATCCCCATGTTATGCAAAAACATCAGAGAAGCAGATGTTTCATCTACTCGGAAAGCAGCAGGTAAAGGTCCAGTACAGCAACATGTAAATAAATTCAAGTGACTAAGTAACACATACACAACATTTGCAAGACTTGCTAAAGGCATTTCAGAGGATGGTGGCAATGCAAGACTGCCAAAACTATCAGAGCATAAAAAAGCTGTGCCGGAGGGCTTAGTTATCGTATGTGAGCAGTGATATTTCACTTCAGTGTGcacaaaacttgatttttttttttttataatccaTGGAAAGCAGCTGTTAAATAAAGTACCAGATGTAGCATGTTAGCTTAACATAGATTTTAAAGGTAGCTAATAAGGCATGTCTCAAATAACCTGTCTTATGCCTGAAATTCTGAGGTTGGTTCTAGAATACTATGCAGTCTGTATAACTGGTATGTGTGTTTGAGGCAGGTATATATCTTGCCTTATTAAAGTACCTGTTCTTTGTGATACTCTGGTAGAAATATAGGTTATTATGGGTCTCCCAGAAGCTAACTTTATTCTCTCAACCTGAACcccacaaataatttttttttatactttgtGATCCCAGCCCCAGGAGTGTGGAAATTTTGCTGATGGCTGATTTTATTGATGCTTCAATAACTGCACTATTTCTGATGAATGTGCTTCTCTAATTcttctcagtaattttttttttttatcttccccCAACAGGTTGCCAATAACTTAAGATGAATGCTGGaacactttttctgttttttgtctcacttttttttttttaacaagcccTTGGAATTACAGAACAGCTTTTTGCAACTACAGTGtgtaaaagcatttttatattgTTATAGAGCTTGCATTCCTGATGTACAGCTAGAGATAGGTTAGTTTATATTTTGAGTCATGTACTGTAATTTCACTTTTTGAATTCTTGTTATGAGGATCAATTAGTTGTGTTATTAAAACACAGATCTTACGGATCTAAACTACTGAGTGAATTTTTTTGTGAAGTCACTTTTTCCCTGTTTCTTATACTTTTTCTAGACGTTTCATTTTTGATAGCTAAAAATCTAGTGACTTCCATCAAATGGAAATCTTAACTTGTCCTATGTAACTTTGTGGAGTGAAGCACAAGATTGAAACTTAGCATTAATCTTAGTTCTAAGCATCAGTCACTGAACCAGTACAGGATTATGTGTTGTTTTCTAGTAACTGTAATAAAGTGATTTTGGAAAAGTAAGGTGCTGAACATCAAAATCATATCTCATACTCATGGTATTACCCTACCTGTGTGTTTCTCTAACAGAACAGAAATGCTGATTTAACATTAGAGGCGTCTATACACAGTTGAGCAAACACTGCCATTCAAATCTATTGTATTTAGAAAGACAAGGAACTACTAATTATGACAAATCTCATTATGAGACTTAATTTCTTAATACTGTAAAACACTTGAAATTGACGATGTGTCTTTTAGCAGCCTCCTGTTTGGACAATAATCGCTATTAAAATAGCGATATTTGACAGAATAGGAATGGGATTGGGGAAGTGTCTGCACCTGGTCTTTCAGTATAAGTCATTGGCTGTTTGTACAAAACAAAGTTTGCTACCTAAGCAGTGAGATATTGAGTAACAAAACTGGAGAGGATCCCGTTAGGAGAATTGTAAAGCCTTGCTAGTCTGTGAATAACACATAGCTGGAACTTTGGAAAATACTTGGTTTAGAAAGGTGTTTGCTTTTATAATCATACCCACATGTATAGGCCTGAAGTTTAATGGAATGCATTAGAGTATTTTGGAAAtcaaaagtgttttaaaagagTCTTTAATATGTCACTGTTGTGAAGAAAAATGACCTATGTCTGAATAATGCTGACAATCATTGCAGTGCTACTGCAGCCTGAAATATAAATTTAAGAAAGCACTAGTGGCAGCTAGCGGTTATACACGGACCACACTTAAGACTACTATTCGAATGCCACTGCATTAGCACTGGTGTATTACAAAGGCAATAGATGggtcatttttcaaaattgaGGGGAAATTGTGATAAAAGCTCATAATAATAGCGCAATTTTGTGaacacagaaaatgtataaatataccTTGTAATACCAGCCTTAGGCTCCTTGTAACgtcattaaaaaaatctaataaactATTATGTGGTGACATAAACAGGTCATATGTATTAAAGAAAAATCTAGCATATGTATGTCACTATATGCGAGAACTGTAGCTTAGTTACAAGTTATGGAAAGACTTTAGCATAGCCTCTACCTATAGAATATAGTCTAGAATATGGGTATATTCTGTATAATAAAAGGGTAAGCACAATTCATGCCCTGTCAAATCTGGATTTTACCAAATAATTACAATATAGAGCAAATCCATAGTGAAGTATATTAAAATAGAGGGTCATTTAGTTCCTGTGTGGTAGGGTTATATGAGTATAAATTTTCATCTGGCCTTCTACTCATTCTTGAATTTTCTAGCACTTTCATAAATACAGCAATAATAAGCCTCCTTTCTTGAAGCTTATTCTGTCAGAATAATTATTGAAAATTATTTCAGCTTTAAGGAGAGGCTAGATTCTTTGAGTCATTGGAAAGATTCTAAACATGTTTCAGTAGGGATAGCTTACCCTCATAATTTTAACATTAACTGATTTTGAAAAGTAATAATTTAATTCAAAACATACCTTTCAGAGAGGAAAGTATTGGTTGTAGCCCTTAAAATGATGCATATTTTTGAGAAACATGTTTTGTTCTTACTCAGAACCTATGGTAGAGCAGTAGAAGAATACTGAAGTGTTACTTTATGTGGCTTTGATAACACTTTATAAAATAATagcatcctttttctttctgaatatacTGACAGAAGTGTATTCTTTCCACTGGGCCTCCTCACTTTTGCAAGGTTGTGTTCTGCattaataaaacagaagaaaaaaaaatgtctgagGATCAAGCTCCTGAACAGGGACTGTCTTTCGTATTAGATCATGGATAAAGCTGTTGCATATATTCATTTAAACCAAACTGTGTAGGGCTGCATTCTGTTTAAGGCTGTCCTTTGAGACTGCAGCTTGAATTTTCTTAGTTATCTCTGTTCTGAAGTCTATATAAGCACTTTCCAATTTAAGAGAAATTCTTGCTGACTGTCACCATGGTAACAAACACTTTGCTTTTATCACTGGCATATTTGCATCCTAAAGTTTATTTTCATTCATAAACATTTACAAATTAAATACACCCTCCTCTGGTTTCCTTGTACAAGCAAACCTGGTGTAATGCACAGGCGCAGCAGACCTATACTGTGGCAGTAAATTGCTCTGCCTTGGCAAGTGGTTACAGGTGTCggctcctttctgcctcctggcTACCTACAAGAGGGGAAAGGGTTTCTGCTGTAACAGGTGGCACATCTCTATGTAACACTTGCCACCTAGGAAATGGTGAGATGGATGGAAAATCTACTCACCTGAACTTCCCAATTGTCTGTGCTGGTCATgctatttccttctttccttcccttaatTGGCCCAAGCAGCAAGGAAGGGGACAGCAAAGCTATTTTTCACAAGCAGCATGAGAGAGAAGGAATTACACGGAAAAAGAAGAGAGGCCATGGGACCTGCATttacagggaaaaggaaaggtgGAGGAGCTAAGGAGGGGGAAGGCAGAGATCCTCCCCTGCTCCTGCTCTATCTCTGCACTCACCTCCCACACCTTCTACCCCAAATTTTCATTAACACCACCATCTTCAACCCCTGCTCCTGTTTCTCCTTGACTCTGACTCTGCAGAGCTCAGTTACAACTGCTAATGAGGAAAGAGCCTTTGTTTCCAAGCTGTCTCCAGGTAACTATTCAGTATAGAAGCTCTTTCACAAGGAGTCTGTATTAAGAACATGTCACGTAGGCCTTCTGACCAGCAACAATTAATCTGCTCTGGAGGTTAAGGCAGAAAGGGTGGTTGTTTTCGGTGGCAATCAAGCTTCATTTGTTGCAGGAGTTGAAAGCTGCACAGTGAAGGACACAAAGGAAAGAGGTGTATCTCATGGTGAATGTAGCCAAACACCTCCTCAAGAATAGAATCAGTCTCTTTCTAAGACAGAAGTTATGGGTGACACCATGCAAGTCTTCAATCAAATTTTTCATAGCCAATCATTAATAGTAGTATCATTTTCTGGTTGCCTGACTTAAGCTCTGAGAATCCAGAAACAAGCTGAAAGTCACAGGAGCTGAGTTTCAAATGCACAAAATTGTACACAGTGCTAAACTGAAAAGCTCTGGACTAAGCATTTCAAGCTGggcatgaaaaataaatttgaaacttCTGGCTTGACGCTTTTGGTGTCTCGATTCCTATCTTTACAGCAGGAATGCTACTTTCATTTCAGACTGATAGTGTTATAATAAATCCATCTTTTGAAATGCTAAGGCCCACTGATAGTGATACAGAATTATGGAATCCTTAAGAGGATTTTTCATTTAATCTCTGCCCTAAAGGCAATGTACAGTAAGTAAGACTGCACATACATAGATAGCTCTTTAACTAATACCATCTGGTCCCTGCACTGAGTGAACCTGGTTATAGGCCAGAGACATCCACTGTGCAACTACAACACTCACTTGATGTGCGCAAGA encodes:
- the HSBP1 gene encoding heat shock factor-binding protein 1; translated protein: MAETDPKTVQDLTAVVQTLLQQMQDKFQTMSDQIIGRIDDMSCRIDDLEKNIADLMTQAGVEELEGENKTPATNKS